From Desmodus rotundus isolate HL8 chromosome 12, HLdesRot8A.1, whole genome shotgun sequence, one genomic window encodes:
- the LOC112310138 gene encoding Friend virus susceptibility protein 1 isoform X2, whose protein sequence is MAKRALAPTQAGLGDDYYKYTELLAISQRFKQNPNELMTSWILRVYDQGGSALSLTAQELTLLGTLTSDAVFNHHCKGLQGGCKMLLAWLLLAWRQRWKSFLHFEGAELPFRPWATMEEGIQLVRELGMLAWIYHESASSPVPEQLPRPAPEDLPFTHHLQRHLLMAAPPELRVTLVSVLVKGMTVLEAVMQIRAIADIGLLWRHNQPGRAKLMLGPNPTRKDLLGWLLSHGVPKEKVDKQPTKVLLELYVKEAKGCQSHLAYMLGEEQPAPCAYSDQACGEEQPMCPD, encoded by the coding sequence ATGGCCAAGAGAGCGCTGGCGCCCACCCAGGCGGGGCTGGGGGACGACTACTACAAGTACACTGAACTCCTGGCCATCTCGCAGCGCTTCAAGCAGAACCCCAACGAGCTCATGACCTCCTGGATCCTGCGCGTGTACGACCAGGGTGGCTCGGCCCTGTCCCTGACGGCCCAGGAGCTGACGCTGCTGGGCACCCTGACCAGCGATGCTGTCTTCAACCACCATTGCAAGGGCCTGCAGGGCGGCTGCAAGATGCTGCTCGCCTGGCTGCTGCTTGCCTGGCGCCAGCGCTGGAAGTCCTTCCTGCACTTCGAGGGCGCCGAGCTGCCCTTCCGGCCCTGGGCCACCATGGAGGAAGGCATCCAGCTGGTGCGCGAGCTGGGCATGCTGGCCTGGATCTACCACGAGTCCGCCTCGTCCCCTGTGCCCGAGCAGCTGCCGAGGCCTGCTCCCGAGGACTTACCCTTCACGCACCACCTGCAGCGGCACCTGCTGATGGCTGCACCCCCTGAGCTGCGTGTCACGCTGGTCAGCGTGCTGGTCAAGGGCATGACGGTGCTGGAGGCGGTGATGCAGATCCGGGCCATCGCGGACATTGGCCTGCTCTGGCGCCACAATCAGCCGGGCCGTGCCAAGCTCATGCTGGGACCCAACCCAACGCGCAAGGACCTCCTGGGCTGGCTCCTGAGCCACGGTGTGCCCAAGGAGAAGGTGGACAAGCAGCCCACCAAGGTCCTCCTGGAGCTGTACGTCAAAGAGGCCAAGGGCTGCCAGAGCCATCTGGCCTACATGCTGGGAGAGGAGCAGCCCGCGCCGTGTGCCTACTCTGACCAGGCCTGCGGGGAGGAGCagcccatgtgccctgactag
- the GPR32 gene encoding probable G-protein coupled receptor 32, which yields MNLTSSPTCQPVEVQCLRTLTMAALSVAFAVGVVANGLVLWMTAFRMARTVTTTWFFHLALADFAVLASLPVAIYSLASNEWPFEDSACKLYMAFLAFTFFTSICLLVLISVDRCISALYPIWVRNHRTVQRASWLAVGVWLLAAVASSPYLIFRTTEEQGGCKYCHFKFDIDNEGQESSYDWEQVIHKRHMAVTITHFVVGFLVPLVVISTCAHLLRSKLRQEGWVHSSRPKRLLLVLASAFFILWFPFNVALLVHLGLRDPHDPNILLALWATFSLGCLNSCLNPFLYVFVGRNFQEKFFQSLPSALARAFGEEGFLIHLVPKGKCPGDAGDLKVEAENPPV from the coding sequence ATGaacctcacctcttcccccacctgCCAGCCTGTGGAGGTGCAGTGCCTCCGCACGCTGACCATGGCCGCCCTGTCTGTGGCCTTCGCGGTCGGCGTGGTGGCCAACGGGCTGGTGCTCTGGATGACCGCCTTCCGCATGGCCCGCACCGTCACCACCACGTGGTTCTTCCACCTGGCCCTCGCCGACTTCGCGGTCCTGGCATCCCTGCCTGTCGCCATCTACAGCCTGGCCAGCAACGAGTGGCCCTTTGAGGATTCAGCCTGCAAGCTGTACATGGCCTTCCTggccttcaccttcttcaccagCATCTGTCTCCTGGTCCTCATCTCTGTGGACCGCTGCATCTCCGCCCTCTACCCGATCTGGGTCCGAAACCACCGCACTGTGCAGCGAGCGAGCTGGCTGGCCGTCGGGGTGTGGCTCCTGGCTGCCGTCGCTTCCTCTCCGTACCTGATATTCCGGACCACTGAAGAACAAGGGGGGTGTAAGTACTGCCACTTCAAGTTCGACATAGACAATGAGGGGCAGGAAAGCTCCTATGATTGGGAACAAGTGATTCACAAAAGGCACATGGCAGTGACCATCACTCACTTCGTGGTGGGCTTCTTGGTGCCCCTGGTGGTCATCAGCACCTGCGCCCACCTCCTCCGTTCCAAGCTCCGGCAGGAGGGCTGGGTCCACAGCAGCCGGCCTAAGAGGTTGCTGCTGGTGCTGGCGAGTGCCTTTTTCATCTTGTGGTTCCCATTTAATGTGGCACTCTTGGTCCACCTGGGGCTACGGGACCCTCATGACCCTAACATACTGCTCGCCCTCTGGGCTACCTTCTCCTTGGGCTGTCTCAACAGCTGCCTCAACCCTTTCCTCTATGTCTTTGTCGGCAGAAATTTCCAAGAAAAGTTtttccagtctctgccttctgCCCTAGCCAGGGCATTTGGTGAAGAGGGGTTTCTCATTCACCTTGTTCCCAAGGGGAAGTGCCCAGGGGATGCTGGAGACCTTAAAGTGGAAGCTGAAAATCCTCCTGTGTAG
- the ACP4 gene encoding testicular acid phosphatase — protein MAGSGFQGRPARPLLLLLLLLLLLLPQGLTEGPLVFVAVVFRHGDRAPLASYPTDPHKEVASRLWPRGLGQLTSEGVHQQLELGRFLRSRYEAFLSPEYQREEVYVRSTDFDRTLESAQANLAGLFPEAAPGHPEAAWRPIPVHTVPVTEDKLLRFPTRSCPRYRELLREATEAAEYQMALEGWTDFLTHLENCTGLSLVGEPLRRAWKVLDMLMCQRAHGLPLPSWASPDVLRTLAQISALDIGAHMGPPRAAEKAQLTGGILLDAILANFSRVQRLGLPLKMVMYSAHDSTLLALQGALGLYDGHIPPYAACLGFEFRRHLGDPDGDKGNVTVSLFYRNDSAGAPLSLGLPGCPAPCPLGRFRQLTAPARPPASGVPCHGSHEPAAPTAAVVPLLAGAVAVLAALSLGLGLLAWRPGCLRAWGEPV, from the exons ATGGCTGGGTCAGGGTTTCAGGGCCGCCCCGCCAGacctctcctgctgctgctgctgctgctgctgctgctgctgccccagggcctgACAGAGGGACCCCTGGTGTTCGTGGCTGTG GTGTTCCGCCATGGTGACCGGGCCCCGCTGGCCTCCTACCCCACTGACCCGCACAAGGAGGTGGCCTCCAGGCTGTGGCCGCGAGGCCTGGGCCAGCTGACCTCG gagggggtccaccagcagctgGAGCTGGGTCGCTTCCTGAGGAGTCGCTACGAGGCCTTTCTCAGCCCCGAGTACCAGCGGGAGGAG gtgTACGTCCGCAGCACAGACTTCGATCGGACACTGGAGAGCGCACAGGCCAACCTCGCTGGGCTGTTCCCCGAGGCCGCCCCGGGGCACCCCGAGGCCGCCTGGAGGCCCATCCCTGTGCACACAGTACCCGTCACTGAGGACAAG CTGCTGAGGTTCCCCACGCGCAGCTGTCCCCGATACCGTGAGCTGCTGCGTGAGGCCACAGAGGCTGCCGAGTACCAGATGGCCCTGGAGGGCTGGACG GACTTCCTGACTCACCTGGAGAACTGCACGGGGCTGTCGCTGGTCGGGGAGCCGCTCCGCAGGGCGTGGAAAGTTCTGGACATGCTGATGTGCCAG CGAGCCCACGGTCTCCCCCTCCCATCCTGGGCCTCTCCAGACGTCCTGCGGACCCTAGCCCAGATCTCTGCTTTGGATATCGGGGCCCACATGGGCCCACCCCGGGCGGCAGAGAAGGCCCAGCTGACAGGGG GGATACTGCTGGACGCCATCCTGGCTAACTTCTCTCGGGTCCAGCGCCTGGGGCTGCCTCTCAAGATGGTTATGTACTCAGCT CACGACAGCACCCTGCTGGCTCTCCAGGGCGCGCTGGGCCTCTACGACGGCCACATCCCGCCCTATGCCGCCTGCCTCGGCTTCGAGTTCCGGAGGCACCTCGGGGACCCGGACGGAGACAAGGG gaACGTCACCGTCTCCCTGTTCTACCGCAACGACTCCGCCGGCGCACCCCTGAGCCTCGGCCTCCCCGGGTGCCCAGCGCCCTGCCCGCTGGGCCGCTTCCGCCAGCTGACCGCCCCGGCCCGGCCTCCGGCTAGCGGGGTCCCCTGCCACGGCTCCCACGAGCCTGCCGCTCCCACGG CCGCCGTGGTGCCCCTGCTGGCTGGGGCTGTGGCCGTGCTGGCGGCGctcagcctggggctgggcctgctggcCTGGAGACCCGGCTGCCTGCGGGCCTGGGGAGAACCCGTGTGA
- the LOC112310101 gene encoding formyl peptide receptor-related sequence 4-like: MLMRKPVGPHSTTQPMEDPSEMWRPAPLGVLCPPGAALFLCYSLAALACYLLEMASHSLVIRVAGPCLPPALSATWFGHQAATDVAFMVLLPLVLTWTSSSWPLGGTFCHLDPGLAFLTFYASGRLLTRAAADCCSSVLWPAWALSHHSARRVVFWAGGFWLLLLVLGLRAQGALRGWVVRVELPNGTSTGEPSHLSSDLALNQLVFGFGVPLGVLRAFHSLLKAKLRLARLTGRPPLLGLPWASGAMLFLCWFPFHLLLLVRLLGAREARLDTEEVWVLLRPLGLTLAGASGCLNPLLYVFGGQSCRRRLCGAPLSCSGGGPEEEMASSSGDGDPAFLRGPEGNS, from the coding sequence ATGCTAATGAGGAAGCCTGTGGGTCCCCACAGCACCACCCAGCCCATGGAAGACCCTTCAGAGATGTGGCGGCCGGCACCCCTTGGAGTCCTGTGCCCCCCGGGGGCTGCCCTCTTCCTCTGCTACTCCCTGGCCGCCCTTGCCTGCTACCTGCTGGAGATGGCCAGCCACAGCCTGGTGATCCGAGtggctgggccctgcctgcctcccgcACTCTCAGCCACCTGGTTTGGCCACCAGGCCGCCACCGACGTTGCCTTCATGGTCCTCCTGCCACTGGTCCTCACCTGGACATCTTCCAGCTGGCCCCTGGGTGGCACCTTCTGCCACCTGGACCCCGGCCTTGCCTTCCTGACCTTCTACGCCAGCGGCCGCCTGCTGACCCGTGCGGCTGCTGACTGCTGCTCCTCGGTGCTGTGGCCGGCCTGGGCGCTGAGCCACCACTCAGCCCGCCGCGTGGTTTTCTGGGCCGGTGGCTTCTGGCTCCTTCTGCTGGTCCTGGGCCTGCGGGCCCAGGGAGCCCTGAGGGGCTGGGTGGTCCGGGTCGAGCTTCCTAATGGGACGTCCACAGGGGAgccttcccacctctcctccgACCTGGCACTGAATCAGCTGGTGTTTGGCTTCGGGGTGCCTCTGGGGGTCCTGCGTGCCTTTCACAGCCTCTTGAAGGCCAAGCTGCGCCTGGCAAGGCTCACGGGGAGGCCCCCGCtgctggggctgccctgggcctcaggggCCATGTTGTTTCTCTGCTGGTTCCCCTTCCACCTGCTGCTTCTGGTGAGGCTGCTCGGGGCCCGGGAGGCCAGGCTGGACACAGAGGAGGTCTGGGTGCTGCTCAGGCCCCTGGGGCTCACCCTGGCGGGGGCCAGCGGCTGCCTCAACCCTCTGCTCTACGTGTTCGGGGGCCAGAGCTGCAGGCGGCGGCTGTGCGGGGCCCCTTTGTCCTGCTCAGGTGGAGGGCCTGAGGAGGAGATGGCGTCCAGCTCTGGGGATGGAGACCCGGCCTTCCTGCGAGGGCCTGAGGGAAATTCTTGA
- the LOC112310138 gene encoding uncharacterized protein isoform X1, giving the protein MSAAHVAGLRHLVHLSRFLSSSVQSHPPPPGLVAGTPAGCREIRQEVFSQFSAALQGGETAFWAVPPGAEGPIHPSAACCSRATVTVTMAKRALAPTQAGLGDDYYKYTELLAISQRFKQNPNELMTSWILRVYDQGGSALSLTAQELTLLGTLTSDAVFNHHCKGLQGGCKMLLAWLLLAWRQRWKSFLHFEGAELPFRPWATMEEGIQLVRELGMLAWIYHESASSPVPEQLPRPAPEDLPFTHHLQRHLLMAAPPELRVTLVSVLVKGMTVLEAVMQIRAIADIGLLWRHNQPGRAKLMLGPNPTRKDLLGWLLSHGVPKEKVDKQPTKVLLELYVKEAKGCQSHLAYMLGEEQPAPCAYSDQACGEEQPMCPD; this is encoded by the exons ATGTCTGCGGCCCACGTCGCGGGGCTGCGCCATCTTGTCCATCTTTctcg GTTTCTCTCTTCAAGCGTCCAGAGCCACCCACCACCACCCGGTCTGG TGGCGGGAACACCAGCTGGCTGCAGGGAAATCAGACAGGAAGTCTTCTCCCAGTTCTCAGCGGCCCTTCAGGGAGGAGAAACTGCTTTCTGG GCAGTTCCTCCAGGAGCGGAAGGGCCCATCCATCCCTCG GCTGCCTGCTGTTCCAGGGCGACTGTGACCGTGACCATGGCCAAGAGAGCGCTGGCGCCCACCCAGGCGGGGCTGGGGGACGACTACTACAAGTACACTGAACTCCTGGCCATCTCGCAGCGCTTCAAGCAGAACCCCAACGAGCTCATGACCTCCTGGATCCTGCGCGTGTACGACCAGGGTGGCTCGGCCCTGTCCCTGACGGCCCAGGAGCTGACGCTGCTGGGCACCCTGACCAGCGATGCTGTCTTCAACCACCATTGCAAGGGCCTGCAGGGCGGCTGCAAGATGCTGCTCGCCTGGCTGCTGCTTGCCTGGCGCCAGCGCTGGAAGTCCTTCCTGCACTTCGAGGGCGCCGAGCTGCCCTTCCGGCCCTGGGCCACCATGGAGGAAGGCATCCAGCTGGTGCGCGAGCTGGGCATGCTGGCCTGGATCTACCACGAGTCCGCCTCGTCCCCTGTGCCCGAGCAGCTGCCGAGGCCTGCTCCCGAGGACTTACCCTTCACGCACCACCTGCAGCGGCACCTGCTGATGGCTGCACCCCCTGAGCTGCGTGTCACGCTGGTCAGCGTGCTGGTCAAGGGCATGACGGTGCTGGAGGCGGTGATGCAGATCCGGGCCATCGCGGACATTGGCCTGCTCTGGCGCCACAATCAGCCGGGCCGTGCCAAGCTCATGCTGGGACCCAACCCAACGCGCAAGGACCTCCTGGGCTGGCTCCTGAGCCACGGTGTGCCCAAGGAGAAGGTGGACAAGCAGCCCACCAAGGTCCTCCTGGAGCTGTACGTCAAAGAGGCCAAGGGCTGCCAGAGCCATCTGGCCTACATGCTGGGAGAGGAGCAGCCCGCGCCGTGTGCCTACTCTGACCAGGCCTGCGGGGAGGAGCagcccatgtgccctgactag